From Passer domesticus isolate bPasDom1 chromosome 20, bPasDom1.hap1, whole genome shotgun sequence, one genomic window encodes:
- the LLGL2 gene encoding LLGL scribble cell polarity complex component 2 isoform X2: MRRFLRPGHDPVRERLKRDLFQFNKTVEHGFPHQPSALGYSPFLRLMAIGTRSGAIKLYGAPGVEFMGLHEENNTVMQIHFIPDQCQLVTLLDDNSLHLWSLKQHGGASELREEHRFTLKGPPGSPPSATQVTAVLPHSSREVLYLGTESGNIFVVELPSLGVLEDRTITPEAVLQRIPEDNCNRRSCELVEALREHPKNPDQILIGYSRGLIVLWDLQNNKATHHFLGSQLENLYWQRDGSKFISCHYDGSYSQWPVSSDNRQSEPLENTVPYGPFPCKAISKIYWQTTKNGLPYIIFQGGMPRASYGDRHSISVIHGSQQTAFDFTSRVIDFFIIFSSDPAAEFDDPSALVVLAEEELVVIDLKSAGWPAVQPPYLASLHCSAITCSHHVSNIPLKLWERIISAGSKQNIHYSSMPWPIDGGTNIAPDPPQRDLLLTGHEDGTVRFWDASGVCLHLLYKLSTVRVFLTDADPNDNMNTLGEEEWPPLRKVGTFDPYSDDPRLGIQKIYLCKYSGYLAVAGTAGQVLVMELNDEDAEHVVDHAEADLLQDQEGYRWKGHEKLKTRDGPVRFEAGFQPFVLVQCQPPAVVTSLALHSEWKLVAFGTSHGFGLFDHQQKRLVFVKCTLHPSDQLALEGPLSRVKSLKKSLRQSFRRIRRSRVSSRKRRGGGGNASEVQEANAKFDQDVLQEMELAPVQRKIEARSAEDSFTGFVRTLYFADTFLRDSSRHCPSLWAGTNGGTVYAFCLRVPPAERRMDEPVRAEQAKEIQLMHRAPVVGILVLDGRSTPLPEPLEVAHDLSKSPDMQGSHQLLVVSEEQFKVFTLPKVSSKLKLKLTALEGCRVRKVTVANFGSCKTDDYSENDLAVLTNLGDIQIISLPFLKLQIRYPCIRKEDVSGIASCVFTKYGQGFYLISPSEFERFSLSTKWLVEPRCIVDMPEVTSNNHVHKSGTENAARKSRGPGMSPGDCGEDERKSGRLMEHALLNDEKVLKEIQSTLEGGRGRDHIPTSPRNRTLSIRIQELCRKKFGKKSTRTRTK, translated from the exons TGCCAGCTGGTGACACTGCTGGATGATAACAGCTTGCACCTCTGGAGCCTGAAGCAGCACGGAGGAGCGTCCGAGCTGCGGGAGGAGCATCGCTTCACCCTCAAAGGGCCACCTGG CTCTCCACCAAGCGCCACCCAGGTAACAGCTGTGCTTCCCCATTCCTCGAGGGAAGTGCTGTACCTGGGCACAGAGAGTGGCAACATCTTTGTGGTGGAGCTGCCCTCGTTGGGAGTGCTGGAGGACAGGACCATCACCCCCGAGGCCGTGCTGCAGCG gatACCAGAAGATAACTGCAACAGACGATCCTGTGAACTGGTGGAAGCCCTTCGGGAGCATCCTAAGAACCCTGACCAGATCCTAATTGGATACAGCAGGGGCTTGATTGTCCTCTGGGACCTGCAGAATAACAAAGCAACACACCATTTCCTGGGCAGCCAG CTGGAGAACCTCTACTGGCAGAGGGATGGCAGTAAATTCATTAGTTGTCACTACGATGGAAGTTACAGCCAGTGGCCAGTATCCAGTGACAACAGGCAGTCAGAGCCTCTGGAAAACACTGTGCCTTATG GTCCTTTTCCTTGCAAGGCCATCTCCAAGATCTACTGGCAGACAACAAAAAATGG GCTTCCTTACATAATATTCCAAGGAGGAATGCCCCGGGCTAGCTATGGGGACAGGCACAGTATCTCTGTTATCCACGGCAGCCAGCAAACAGCCTTTGACTTCACCTCACGGGTGATAGACTTCTTCATAATCTTCAGCTCAGATCCTGCTGCAG AGTTTGATGACCCCTCTGccctggtggtgctggcagaaGAAGAGCTCGTGGTCATAGACTTGAAAAGTGCAGGCTGGCCAGCAGTGCAGCCTCCATACCTGGCCTCCCTGCACTGCTCAGCCATCACCTGCTCTCACCACGTCTCCAACATCCCACTGAAGCTCTGGGAGCGGATTATCAGCGCTGGGAGCAAGCAGAACATTCACTACTCCAGCATG CCGTGGCCCATTGATGGTGGCACCAACATTGCTCCAGATCCTCCACAGAGGGACTTGCTGCTGACAGG GCATGAGGACGGCACAGTGAGGTTTTGGGATGCCTCTGGTGTCTGCTTGCACCTCCTTTATAAGCTGAGCACAGTGAGAGTGTTCCTCACAGATGCTGATCCCAATGACAACATGAACAccctgggggaggaggagtggcCTCCCCTCCGCAAG GTTGGTACCTTCGATCCTTACAGTGATGATCCAAGGCTTGGGATCCAGAAGATCTACCTGTGTAAATACAGTGGATACTTGGCTGTAGCTGGTACAGCAGGACAG GTGCTGGTGATGGAGCTGAATGACGAGGATGCAGAACACGTGGTGGACCATGCTGAAGCAGATCTCCTGCAGGACCAAGAGGGCTATCGGTGGAAAGGCCACGAGAAGCTGAAAACTCGAGATGGGCCCGTTCGATTTGAAGCTGGTTTTCAGCCATTTGTCCTCGTCCAATGTCAGCCACCAGCTGTGGTCACCTCTTTGGCCCTGCACTCGGAGTGGAAGCTTGTGGCCTTTGGTACCAGTCATGGCTTTGGGCTTTTTGACCATCAGCAGAAGCGGCTGGTCTTTGTCAA GTGCACTCTGCATCCCAGTGACCAGCTGGCCTTAGAAGGTCCCCTGTCTCGGGTGAAATCCTTGAAGAAGTCCCTCCGACAGTCGTTCCGGCGGATCAGAAGAAGCCGCGTGTCCAGCAGGAAGCGGAGAGGAGGTGGTGGGAATGCCTCAGAG GTGCAAGAAGCAAATGCCAAGTTTGACCAGGACGTGTTGCAGGAGATGGAGCTGGCTCCAGTCCAGCGCAAGATCGAAGCGCGCTCAGCAGAAGATTCTTTCACTGGCTTTGTGCGAACCCTGTATTTTGCTGATACCTTCCTGAGAGACA GCTCCCGGCACTGCCCGTCCCTGTGGGCTGGCACCAATGGAGGGACAGTCTACGCTTTCTGTTTACGTGTTCCTCCTGCTGAGAGGAGGATGGATGAGCCtgtgagggcagagcagg CCAAAGAGATTCAGCTGATGCACAGGGCTCCTGTTGTGGGGATACTTGTGTTGGATGGACGCAGCACGCCCCTCCCAGAGCCTCTCGAAGTAGCACATGACCTTTCCAAGAGTCCTGATATGCAAGGCAgccaccagctgctggtggTATCTGAAGAGCAATTTAAG GTCTTCACGTTGCCCAAGGTCAGCTCCAAACTGAAGCTCAAGCTGACAGCCCTGGAGGGCTGCAGGGTACGGAAGGTGACAGTTGCCAACTTTGGCAGCTGCAAGACTGATGATTACAGTGAGAACGACCTGGCAGTGCTGACCAACCTGGGAGACATCCAGATCatctccctgcccttcctcaAGCTGCAGATCCGCTACCCCTGCATCCGCAAGGAGGATGTGAGTGGCATTGCATCCTGTGTCTTCACCAAATATGGCCAAG GTTTCTATCTGATCTCACCCTCGGAGTTTGAGAGGTTTTCCCTTTCCACCAAGTGGTTGGTGGAGCCCCGGTGCATCGTGGACATGCCAGAAGTGACAAGCAACAACCACGTGCACAAGTCTGGCACAGAGAATGCTGCAAGGAAATCCAG GGGACCAGGAATGAGTCCAGGTGACTGTGGAGAAGATg AAAGGAAGTCTGGGAGGCTGATGGAACATGCCTTACTCAATGACGAAA AAGTGCTGAAGGAGATCCAGAGTACTCTGGAGGGGGGCAGAGG GAGAGATCACATTCCCACATCCCCAAGGAACAGGACTCTGAGTATTCGCATACAG GAGCTATGCAGAAAAAAATTCGGCAAGAAGTCCACTAGGACACGGACTAAGTAA